AAGTCCGGGTAGAAGAGAGGATTATTGCATTCTGAGAAGTTGATTCCCTGGAGCATGGTTCGGATAAACTCACAGTTGCTGAATCCTGCATTGGCGACCTTCAGCAGGGTCAGTTCACAGTCTTCAAAGCGGCAGTTTCTGAAGCTGCTGCCCGTGAGGATGCAGCTGCTGATGCGGCAGGTTTTAAAGTGGCAGTCCTGGAAGTTCCTGCCTGTAAGGTCGCTGGCGGTCAGGATAATCTTTTCGAAAAACTCATCTTCCCAATCGGTTATATCGGGATCATTCAGGTCTTGCATATGAGAGGCAGTGTATCCTTCGGTTCGAGTATATTCAATCTGATGGGGATGAAAAAAAACAAACCCTTTTCAGGAATCTTCTGTTATCCTGATTCTTGTCCCCTACCTGCTTTTCCAGGATGTACCACTGAAAAGAAAAGGAGAAAATTATGAAACACCAGTTTGAGTTGACAGAGCCTTCCGATCTTCTGGATAAAAAAGGGTTACTCCTGCATCCTGGTTGGGCAAGGCAGCCCCTGTGGCATTATGACAGAGGGGCCATCCGGGCCAATGCCCTGCAGATCAAGGAATGGGATTATTACTATGTCCTGTCTGATGATCTTAAAAAGGGCATCACCTTTACCATCAGTGATCTGGGTTATGCAGGACTTATGGCCGTATGCTGGCTGGATTTTGAAAAGAACACTTTTAAGCAGGCCGACACGATCGCCCCTTTGACCCTGGGCAGAATTACAAGAGGACTGGGGGAAGGAACCCTGGGTTCAGACGCAGGGATTCTGGAATTTAAGAATAAAGACATGAATCTGCGCTTTGAGACGGGTTCCGGGAAGAGAATCCTTTCTTTCGAACTGGCACAGATGGATATTCCCGGAGAGGGAACCGGGCTCTCGGGGACACTGACTCTGACCCAGCCTGAAGGCATGGAGAGCATGAATATCGCCACCTCCTGGAAGGAAAACAGAAAAAGATTTTATTATAACCGGAAGATTAACTGCATGCCCGCATCAGGCACGGTGAAAGCCGGTTCAAACAGTTTCAATTTTAATCCCGATCGGGCTTCAGGAGGACTGGACTGGGGCCGGGGCGCCTGGACCTATCAAAACAGATGGTACTGGAGCTCCGCCAGCGGATACCTCGAAGGGAAACCTTTCGGTTTTAATCTGGGTTATGGTTTTTCCGACAGAACCCCTGCCAGCGAAAATTTGCTTTTTTTTGAGCATAGGGCTCATAAGCTGGATGAGGTTCTCTTTGATTTTGATCCGGAAGATTATACTAAACCCTGGACGTTTACCAGTAGTGACGGACGGCTTGATCTTAATTTTAAGCCCCTTTTTGACCGCTCTTCTCAGGTGAATCTTCTGCTGATCAAATCGGTACAGCATCAGGTCTTCGGCAGGTTCAGCGGAAGGGTTCGCCTGGATGATGGACGGGAACTGATCCTGAATGATTTTCTGGGGTTTGCCGAGGATGTCTATAACCGCTGGTAAGTTCTTTTTTCATTATTCCATGGCCCCCAGGGCCAGTTTCAATGAAAGGTAACGGGTCTCCTCGGGATCTGAACGGGAGGTCAGGATCACAGGCAGGCTGAGTCCTGCCAGTATGCCTGCATTCCGGCTTCCCGGCGTAAAGGCAAAGGCCTTATAAACCGCATTAGCCGTATTCAGGTCGGGAAAGAGGAGCAGGTCGGGTTCTCCTGCCAGGGCGCTTTCGATCCCCTTGACTGCCGCAGCCTTTGCCGAGAGTGCCGCATCCAGAGCCAGAGGACCCTCTACAAGGGCGCCTTCCCAGTCCATCCTGGAGAGGGCCGCCGCATCTATGGTGCTGGGGATCTTGGGATTTTCCATTTCTACAGGAGCAATGCAGGCGGCTTTCACAAGGGCCACACCCAATCGGTGCATCACCGCGATGGCATTGCTCAGGATGATGATCTTCTGACTCAGGTCGGGCTGTATGTTCAAGGCTGCATCCGTAATCCCCACGGGACGGTCCAGTCCCGGGAGTTCAAACAAGCCCATATGACTGATCAAACCGCCCTCGGGGATCAGCCCCCACTCCCTGTTGAGCAGGGCTTTTGTAAAGACGGAGGTCTGGATCATCCCTTTCATCAGAACATCGATCTCTTTGTCTGCGGCTAATCGGGCGCCCATGTCGGCGGCATCCTTGTCGCTCTGGACAGGACGGATGTCGCATCTCTCCAGGGAAATACCCAGAGACTCGGCTTTTTCACGGATGATGTCCCCGTCTCCGATCAGAATAAAATCAGCCAGATTTTCCTCGATCCCTCGTTTCACCGTTAAAAGGGATTCTTCGTGTTCTGCCCGGATCAGGGCAACCCGTCCCTTACGCTTGCTTGTCAGCATGTCATTCAGATGCATTTTCATCCCACTCCTTGGACCTCATACCTGCAGATTTTACGCTCACCCTTCAGGACAGCCAGGGCGTTTTCGGCGAGAGCCTGCATTTCCCGTTCTCCCGGAATGACCAGGACCTCGGCCAGGAAGGACACTCTCTTCTTCAAATCTTCGGTGAATCGGGTGCTCTTGGCCAGCCCTCCTGTGAGAATGATCCGGTCGATCCTCCCCTCCAGGGTGGCTCCATGACGGCATATCTCCTGTGAAACCCGTAAAACCAGGGCTTTGTAGACAACCGCGGCCTTCCCGTCCCCTCCCTGGACTTGCTCCAGGAAAACACGCAGATCTTTTGTCCCCGTCAGAGCCGCCAGGCCTCCCTCACCGGTCAGGCTTCGGCGGAGTTCTGTTAGGGCTACTCCCGCCTCCACCCGGTCCAGGAGCTGCCCGGCGGGGAGGGTGCCGCTGCGTTCGGGAGAGAAGGGCCCCTCTCCGTCCAGGGCGTTGTTGACGTCGATGACCCGGCCCTGCCTGTGGGCTCCTACCGAGATTCCCCCGCCCATATGGGCCACGATGAAATTCAGCTCCTCATATTGCCCTCCCAGAATCTCCGCCGCCTGCCGGGCCACCGACTTCTGATTCAGGGCATGAAAGATGCTCCGCCGTTTTATGGCAGGCAGGCCGGTTATTCTTGCCTCCGGGATCAATTCATCCACCACGACAGGATCGGCAATCAGGGCGGGACAGTCTCTTTTTCCAAAGGCCTCCGCCAGCTGTCTGGCCATGAGAGCCCCCAGATTGCTGGCATGAGTCCCGTATCTGTTTTCAGACATATCCTCCATCATCTCCCGGCTGATCTCGTAAACGCCGCTGGGGAGGGGCTTCATCAAACCGCCCCGTCCTATGACGGCATCCACTGTCCCCAGAGGAATTCCCTCCTGATTCAGAAGAAAGAGTACGGCATTTATGCGGAGTCCCAGTTGACCCGCCAGGCTGCCGCAGGCTTTCAGTTCTTCAGGATCATGGCTGAGGGAACTCTCCTCCAGCATGTCCCGGTCCCTGAACAGGGCTGCCTTTGTTGAGGTCGAGCCGGGATTGACGACCAGTATAAGAAAACTCATGAAAACATTCTCTCATAATATTCCAGAGCCCTGTCTATCATCCTCAGGTTCAGATCCACCGCCTCCTTGCGTTTTACACTCCCCGGGAGTATGCCTTTGAGAATCCGGATATCCGCCAGGTCCCGGTGTTTGAGGTAGATGGTGAGCATGATGATATTGGCCGTCGCCAGAACGCCTCCCTCCCTTGCCATTTCGGAGGCGGGGATTTCCAGGACCTCCACATCCTTTCGGCTGACCTTCTCCTTAATCAGGGATGAGTTGACCAGGATCAGTCCTCCCGGCTGGACATCCTGTTCAAAGCTGACCAGGGAGGGAGTGTTCAGGGCGATGAGCACGTTGGGATGAGCCACCACGGGAGAACCAATCTCCCGGGTCGAGAAAATGACGCTGGCATTGGCTTTACCACCCCGCATTTCCGGACCGTACGAGGGGAGCCAGGTGGCCTGATACCCCCGGGCGAGGACGTAGTTGGCCAGAAGGACTCCTGCAGAGAGAACCCCCTGTCCGCCGAACCCGGCAATTTTCACCCTCTGTTCCAGTTTCTCCGAGGTCGATGGGGGTTCCGGGACAGAACCGCCTGTTTGAAGCAGTTCGATCAGGGCGGCATCATTCAAAAAGGGAAGCGTATCATCGGCGGGAGTGGGAATCTCTGAATGATCCCTGAAATTCTGCACAGGGTAGAGGGGTTCCAGCTGATCCTGCATCCATTTTCGGGCTTCCACCGGGTCCATCTTCCAGTTGATGGGGCAGGGGGAGAGAACCTCCACGAAACTGAATCCTTTCCGATCCACCTGGTTTTCCAGGGCCTTGCGGAATACCTTCCGGGCCTTCAGGACCTTTCCGGGGGTAGAGAGAGAGACTCGTTCAATAAAAACAGGAGTCTTCAGGGACGCCATCACTTCGGACATGCCGATGGGATGCCCGTCCCGTCCGGGGGAACGTCCCAGGGGAGTGGTCAGAGTCTTCTGTCCCTCCAGTGTGGTCGGAGCCATCTGCCCCCCCGTCATGCCGTAGATGGCATTATTGATAAAGAATACAGTCAAATTCTCACCCCGGTTGGCTGCATGGATGATCTCGGCCGTCCCGATGGCTGCCAGATCTCCATCTCCCTGATAGGAGATCAGGATGGCATCCTTCCGGGTCCGTCTGATTCCCGTTCCCACAGCCGGGGCTCGTCCATGGGCGCACTGGATATTTCCTGTATCCATGTAGTAATAGGCAAAGACGGAACATCCCACGGGGGAGAGGAAGATGGTCCGGTCTTGAATTTCCATTTCAGCCAATACTTCGGCTATCAGTTTATGAGCCGTGCCGTGGCCGCAGCCCGGGCAGTAATGGGTGACTTTTTCTCCCGCACCTTTTCTCTCAAATGTATCGTAAAAGGCTTTTGGTTTTTCTTTGACAATCACAGCGTACCTCCCCGGGCCAGAGTCCCGACTCTTTCAACGATATCCTGAACCGATGGTATGATTCCGCCCAGCCAGCAAAAACGTTCACATTCAGCCTTCCCCGCGAAAATCCTGTCCACATCCTCGGCCATCATTCCATTCGACAGTTCGGCGCTGATGATGGTTCTGCCTGTTGAGGCCAGTTCTTTCAGGCGTTTCTGCGGGAAGGGGGTGAGGGTTTGGGGTCGGAGGAGGCCCGCCTTAATGCCTTTGCTGCGGAGTTCTTCCACGGCGCTATGGCAGATCCTGGATGTAATGCCGTAGGCGACAAACAGGTATTCCGCATCTTCAGTTTCCACCTCGTCCCACAGGCAGAACTCCCTGGCTATCTGTTCATACTTATCCTGGAGCATCCAGTTGTGTTCGCTCTGGAGCTGAGGGTCCATCAGGATGGAAGTGACCAGGTTTCCCCGGCTTTCCCTGTCTCCATAGAGGGCCCAGTCCTTCCTCTGTCCCTGCAGGACTATCCCGGGAATTTCCACGGGTTCCATCATCTGTCCGATGTAGGCATCCGCCAGGATGATCACCGTTATTCTGTACCGATCGGCCAGCTCGAAGGCCTGGTAGGTGAAGTCACACAATTCCTGAGCCGAATGAGGGGCCAGAACGATGCTTTTGTAGTTTCCATGACCACCGCCCTTGACGGTGATATTGTAGTCACTCTGTTCGGGCCAGATGTTTCCCAGCCCCGGTCCGGCCCTCTGCACATCCACCACAACACAGGGCAGCTCGGCTCCGGCTATGTAGGAAAGTCCTTCCGCCATAAGAGACATTCCCGGCCCCGATGAGGCGGTCATGACCCGGGCTCCCGCCGCGGCGGAACCATAGAGCATATTGATGACAGCGACCTCGGATTCCGCCTGGAGGAAATGGCGTCCCGCGAGGGTAAAATACCTGGCCGCACCCTGGGCAATCTCGCTGGCAGGAGTGATGGGATAGCCGAAAAAGTGAGTCGCTCCTCCCATGAGGGCTCCATAAACAGCCGCTTCATTGCCTTTGATCAGTTGTTTGACATTTTCAGACATGCGGGACCTCCCCTTTATAAACCGTGATGGCACCTGGTTCGGGGCAGACATAAAAACAGATGCCGCAGGCGGTACAGTTCTCCGAGACGGAGTGGGCATACTGATACCCCAGTTTGTTGATCTCAGACCCGATGGAGAGACAGTGATTGGGACA
The Oceanispirochaeta sp. genome window above contains:
- the vorB gene encoding 3-methyl-2-oxobutanoate dehydrogenase subunit VorB: MSENVKQLIKGNEAAVYGALMGGATHFFGYPITPASEIAQGAARYFTLAGRHFLQAESEVAVINMLYGSAAAGARVMTASSGPGMSLMAEGLSYIAGAELPCVVVDVQRAGPGLGNIWPEQSDYNITVKGGGHGNYKSIVLAPHSAQELCDFTYQAFELADRYRITVIILADAYIGQMMEPVEIPGIVLQGQRKDWALYGDRESRGNLVTSILMDPQLQSEHNWMLQDKYEQIAREFCLWDEVETEDAEYLFVAYGITSRICHSAVEELRSKGIKAGLLRPQTLTPFPQKRLKELASTGRTIISAELSNGMMAEDVDRIFAGKAECERFCWLGGIIPSVQDIVERVGTLARGGTL
- a CDS encoding DUF2804 domain-containing protein encodes the protein MKHQFELTEPSDLLDKKGLLLHPGWARQPLWHYDRGAIRANALQIKEWDYYYVLSDDLKKGITFTISDLGYAGLMAVCWLDFEKNTFKQADTIAPLTLGRITRGLGEGTLGSDAGILEFKNKDMNLRFETGSGKRILSFELAQMDIPGEGTGLSGTLTLTQPEGMESMNIATSWKENRKRFYYNRKINCMPASGTVKAGSNSFNFNPDRASGGLDWGRGAWTYQNRWYWSSASGYLEGKPFGFNLGYGFSDRTPASENLLFFEHRAHKLDEVLFDFDPEDYTKPWTFTSSDGRLDLNFKPLFDRSSQVNLLLIKSVQHQVFGRFSGRVRLDDGRELILNDFLGFAEDVYNRW
- a CDS encoding 4Fe-4S dicluster domain-containing protein; protein product: MNRSIIEADQCKGCRVCVNSCPNHCLSIGSEINKLGYQYAHSVSENCTACGICFYVCPEPGAITVYKGEVPHV
- the buk gene encoding butyrate kinase, with product MSFLILVVNPGSTSTKAALFRDRDMLEESSLSHDPEELKACGSLAGQLGLRINAVLFLLNQEGIPLGTVDAVIGRGGLMKPLPSGVYEISREMMEDMSENRYGTHASNLGALMARQLAEAFGKRDCPALIADPVVVDELIPEARITGLPAIKRRSIFHALNQKSVARQAAEILGGQYEELNFIVAHMGGGISVGAHRQGRVIDVNNALDGEGPFSPERSGTLPAGQLLDRVEAGVALTELRRSLTGEGGLAALTGTKDLRVFLEQVQGGDGKAAVVYKALVLRVSQEICRHGATLEGRIDRIILTGGLAKSTRFTEDLKKRVSFLAEVLVIPGEREMQALAENALAVLKGERKICRYEVQGVG
- a CDS encoding pentapeptide repeat-containing protein; its protein translation is MQDLNDPDITDWEDEFFEKIILTASDLTGRNFQDCHFKTCRISSCILTGSSFRNCRFEDCELTLLKVANAGFSNCEFIRTMLQGINFSECNNPLFYPDFIDCEIRHCFFSNMDLKKKVFTGSRFRDSEFFRIDFREADYSRAEFTETPFSECDLRKTNFTGARGYTIHPEQNKLRGAIFTYPDVTALLAPLGIVIKD
- a CDS encoding phosphate acyltransferase codes for the protein MKMHLNDMLTSKRKGRVALIRAEHEESLLTVKRGIEENLADFILIGDGDIIREKAESLGISLERCDIRPVQSDKDAADMGARLAADKEIDVLMKGMIQTSVFTKALLNREWGLIPEGGLISHMGLFELPGLDRPVGITDAALNIQPDLSQKIIILSNAIAVMHRLGVALVKAACIAPVEMENPKIPSTIDAAALSRMDWEGALVEGPLALDAALSAKAAAVKGIESALAGEPDLLLFPDLNTANAVYKAFAFTPGSRNAGILAGLSLPVILTSRSDPEETRYLSLKLALGAME
- a CDS encoding 2-oxoacid:acceptor oxidoreductase family protein; this encodes MIVKEKPKAFYDTFERKGAGEKVTHYCPGCGHGTAHKLIAEVLAEMEIQDRTIFLSPVGCSVFAYYYMDTGNIQCAHGRAPAVGTGIRRTRKDAILISYQGDGDLAAIGTAEIIHAANRGENLTVFFINNAIYGMTGGQMAPTTLEGQKTLTTPLGRSPGRDGHPIGMSEVMASLKTPVFIERVSLSTPGKVLKARKVFRKALENQVDRKGFSFVEVLSPCPINWKMDPVEARKWMQDQLEPLYPVQNFRDHSEIPTPADDTLPFLNDAALIELLQTGGSVPEPPSTSEKLEQRVKIAGFGGQGVLSAGVLLANYVLARGYQATWLPSYGPEMRGGKANASVIFSTREIGSPVVAHPNVLIALNTPSLVSFEQDVQPGGLILVNSSLIKEKVSRKDVEVLEIPASEMAREGGVLATANIIMLTIYLKHRDLADIRILKGILPGSVKRKEAVDLNLRMIDRALEYYERMFS